From one Plantibacter flavus genomic stretch:
- a CDS encoding APC family permease — translation MTALERAISNPPSVRGLESRSPVDGLQRRSVGFIDVFAQSVSAVAPSAAATTIPLIVTVTAGGATMWSLAIAMLLSLLVATTVNVFAKRIAATGSLYTFVSKGLGTGAAFVTGVALLIGYGFIAMFALAGAGYYLSILLHRFWPGMPSSTGVVSALLVCMAVVCVVVLVRGIHLSTRVTLIVESASVATILILVGVLLSQLGPTPDWAVLGLDASPEHLAVGSVLAVTAFVGFESSSTLGVEARRPFASIPRSLVWTVVGAGLLFLVTSYSQLAGFAALGEDITATRTPINDLALAFGVEWMGLLLDLSVAASFLACAIASITAFSRVVFSMGREGVLPSRLGTTHGRFRTPHVAIIAALAIVTPVSVLALVLTGGAWAAMQVLIVVAAAGYITAYVLVCIAAPAFLWRIGELTLWPLLRAVVAGVLLSVALVVYLVVESAGERGVGVWVFLVTMALGISIWAIRHRRRPWLSSTVGVYDETVSADVLGGPSAEHR, via the coding sequence GTGACGGCTCTGGAACGCGCGATCAGCAATCCTCCGAGCGTCCGTGGTCTCGAGTCCCGGTCACCGGTCGACGGCCTCCAGCGGCGCAGTGTCGGGTTCATCGACGTGTTCGCCCAGTCCGTCTCGGCGGTGGCGCCGTCCGCCGCTGCGACGACGATCCCGTTGATCGTCACCGTGACCGCGGGCGGGGCGACCATGTGGTCGCTCGCCATCGCGATGCTGCTGTCGTTGCTCGTCGCCACCACCGTGAACGTGTTCGCGAAGCGCATCGCCGCGACAGGCTCGCTGTACACCTTCGTCTCCAAAGGGCTTGGAACGGGTGCAGCCTTCGTCACGGGCGTCGCGCTGCTCATCGGGTACGGCTTCATCGCCATGTTCGCCCTGGCCGGTGCCGGGTACTACCTGTCGATCCTGCTGCACCGGTTCTGGCCCGGCATGCCGAGTTCGACGGGTGTCGTGTCCGCACTCCTCGTGTGTATGGCCGTCGTCTGCGTCGTCGTGCTCGTCCGCGGGATCCACCTGTCCACCCGGGTGACCCTGATCGTGGAGAGCGCCTCGGTCGCGACCATCCTCATCCTCGTGGGCGTGCTCCTGTCGCAGCTCGGACCGACGCCCGATTGGGCCGTGCTCGGGCTGGACGCCTCCCCGGAGCACCTCGCGGTCGGATCGGTCCTCGCCGTCACCGCCTTCGTCGGATTCGAGAGCTCCTCGACGCTCGGCGTCGAAGCCCGTCGGCCGTTCGCAAGCATCCCCCGGTCCCTGGTCTGGACCGTCGTCGGTGCGGGTCTCCTCTTCCTCGTCACCTCGTACAGTCAGCTGGCGGGCTTCGCGGCGTTGGGGGAGGACATCACCGCGACGCGGACGCCCATCAACGATCTGGCGCTGGCCTTCGGCGTCGAATGGATGGGGCTGCTGCTCGACCTGTCCGTCGCGGCGTCGTTCCTCGCCTGTGCGATCGCCTCCATCACGGCGTTCTCGCGGGTCGTGTTCTCGATGGGTCGAGAGGGCGTCCTCCCGTCGCGCCTCGGGACCACGCACGGCCGGTTCCGTACGCCCCATGTGGCGATCATCGCGGCTCTGGCGATCGTCACGCCCGTCTCGGTGCTCGCGCTCGTGCTGACCGGAGGAGCCTGGGCGGCGATGCAGGTCCTCATCGTCGTGGCCGCGGCCGGGTACATCACCGCCTACGTCCTCGTCTGCATCGCAGCCCCGGCCTTCCTCTGGCGGATCGGAGAACTGACGCTCTGGCCGCTCCTGCGAGCGGTGGTGGCCGGGGTGTTGCTGTCCGTCGCGCTCGTCGTCTACCTGGTCGTCGAGAGCGCCGGCGAGCGGGGCGTCGGCGTCTGGGTGTTCCTCGTCACGATGGCGCTCGGCATCTCGATCTGGGCGATCCGGCATCGACGCCGACCGTGGCTGAGTTCGACCGTGGGGGTCTACGACGAGACGGTGAGCGCCGACGTGCTCGGCGGACCGTCCGCGGAGCACCGGTGA
- a CDS encoding IclR family transcriptional regulator, with protein MSGAGELRARQPKAVHSALTVLEEVARCGAGVTAQEVSAGLDMPRATTYRLLNLLVQDEYLVRMPDLRGFALGRKVVELAHLVAPAPPPLAAREVIGRLRSSVRGGVHLVRYEGERIRIADADPDFPLSDEQRIVRRLDTSAIGRLLLHELAHGGYDWSGLVQRPFRDAEPLIHDVERLGYARQVGEVTPGHGCLVVPIRDDRGGLVAGLSLSAPSERIERPAALLDLLIDGSRQLQPLLV; from the coding sequence GTGAGCGGCGCGGGCGAGCTCCGCGCCCGACAACCGAAGGCCGTGCACAGCGCGCTCACCGTACTCGAAGAGGTCGCGCGATGCGGTGCCGGTGTGACGGCGCAGGAGGTCTCGGCCGGACTCGACATGCCGAGGGCGACCACCTACCGGCTCCTCAACCTCCTCGTCCAGGACGAATACCTCGTCCGCATGCCCGACCTGCGTGGATTCGCGCTCGGGCGGAAGGTCGTCGAGCTCGCCCACCTCGTCGCTCCGGCACCACCCCCGCTCGCTGCGCGCGAGGTGATCGGACGATTGCGGTCGAGCGTGCGAGGCGGGGTGCACCTCGTGCGGTACGAGGGCGAACGCATCAGGATCGCGGATGCGGATCCCGACTTCCCGTTGAGTGACGAGCAGCGGATCGTCAGGCGCCTCGACACCTCCGCGATCGGGCGTCTGCTCCTGCACGAGCTCGCTCACGGTGGATACGACTGGTCAGGACTCGTCCAGCGGCCGTTCCGGGACGCCGAGCCCTTGATCCACGACGTCGAACGACTCGGGTACGCACGACAGGTGGGTGAGGTGACGCCAGGTCACGGTTGCCTCGTGGTCCCGATCCGGGACGACCGCGGCGGTCTCGTCGCGGGGCTGTCGCTCTCGGCACCGAGTGAGCGGATCGAGCGCCCCGCCGCACTCCTCGACCTCTTGATCGACGGCTCGCGCCAGCTGCAGCCGCTCCTGGTCTGA
- a CDS encoding DHA2 family efflux MFS transporter permease subunit codes for MTESTPSATPERSPSDRRKWFGLVVISIAVALIIVDSTIVNVAIPSIVDDLGISSTQVQWVQESYTLVFAALLIVFGTLADRFGRRRMLFVGVVVFGGASVFAAVAPTGDLLILSRVIQGVGGAMILPTTLSIINATFRGRDRAIAFAVWGSTIGGMVAVGPLLGGWLTTDFSWRWAFGINVPLGVLIIVGLLLFVGESREPATDRIDVVGAVLSILTSASLVYGLIEGRSLGWWLTENPLVIGDWTWPFRLSPVPVALMVTVVAGVAFVLWGRHRMRQGRSTIIAFSLFSLPSFRNGNIAALIVSLGEFGIILSLPIWLQFVLGYSALQTGLILLALAIGSFVASGFAGAFGNRVAPVLIVRVGIAAEIIGVAGIGLVVGPATEWFAIVPFLFVYGFGVGLATAQLTGVVLKDVPVEQSGQGSGTQSTARQIGSALGIAVLGTILFVSTASVLDGRLEDAGVPTEQRDALVTSVVDSSGAAIAGLDANPATATVAEDARIALSGGTRSAAFAAAGFLAVGFLATLSLGSGRREDRPGDAGARAGGTDSSETSDPAPRA; via the coding sequence ATGACGGAGTCCACGCCCTCCGCGACGCCTGAGCGCTCGCCATCGGACCGTCGCAAATGGTTCGGCCTCGTCGTCATCAGCATCGCCGTGGCCCTCATCATCGTCGACTCGACGATCGTCAACGTGGCGATCCCGTCGATCGTCGACGACCTCGGGATCTCCTCGACCCAGGTGCAGTGGGTCCAGGAGTCCTACACGCTCGTCTTCGCCGCCCTGCTCATCGTGTTCGGTACGCTCGCCGACCGGTTCGGCCGTCGTCGGATGCTGTTCGTCGGCGTCGTGGTCTTCGGCGGAGCCTCCGTCTTCGCCGCCGTCGCGCCGACGGGCGACCTCCTGATCCTGTCCCGGGTCATCCAAGGCGTCGGCGGCGCGATGATCCTGCCGACGACCCTCTCGATCATCAACGCGACCTTCCGAGGCCGCGACCGTGCGATCGCCTTCGCGGTGTGGGGCTCCACGATCGGGGGCATGGTGGCGGTCGGTCCGCTCCTCGGCGGCTGGCTCACCACCGACTTCTCCTGGCGCTGGGCGTTCGGGATCAACGTGCCGCTCGGTGTCCTCATCATCGTCGGACTCCTCCTGTTCGTGGGGGAGTCACGGGAACCCGCGACCGACCGCATCGACGTGGTCGGTGCCGTCCTGTCCATCCTGACGAGCGCGTCCCTCGTCTACGGACTCATCGAGGGCCGGAGTCTCGGGTGGTGGCTCACGGAGAACCCGCTCGTCATTGGGGACTGGACCTGGCCGTTCAGGCTCTCCCCGGTACCCGTGGCCCTCATGGTCACGGTCGTCGCAGGCGTCGCGTTCGTCCTCTGGGGACGCCACCGGATGCGGCAGGGGCGCAGCACGATCATCGCGTTCTCCCTGTTCTCGCTGCCGTCGTTCCGGAACGGCAACATCGCCGCCCTCATCGTCTCGCTGGGGGAGTTCGGCATCATCCTCTCGCTGCCGATCTGGCTTCAGTTCGTCCTCGGCTACAGCGCACTGCAGACCGGTCTGATCCTCCTGGCCCTCGCGATCGGCTCCTTCGTTGCGAGCGGGTTCGCCGGCGCGTTCGGCAACCGGGTCGCGCCCGTCCTCATCGTCCGCGTCGGCATCGCCGCGGAGATCATCGGCGTCGCGGGCATCGGGCTGGTCGTCGGGCCGGCGACCGAATGGTTCGCGATCGTGCCGTTCCTGTTCGTCTACGGCTTCGGCGTCGGTCTCGCCACCGCACAGCTGACGGGCGTCGTCCTGAAGGACGTACCCGTCGAGCAGAGCGGCCAGGGCTCCGGGACGCAGAGCACGGCGAGACAGATCGGCTCGGCACTCGGTATCGCCGTCCTCGGGACCATCCTCTTCGTCAGCACGGCGTCGGTCCTCGACGGACGACTCGAGGACGCCGGTGTACCGACCGAACAGCGCGACGCCCTCGTGACGAGCGTCGTCGACAGCTCGGGCGCCGCCATCGCCGGTCTCGACGCGAACCCGGCGACCGCGACGGTGGCCGAGGACGCCAGGATCGCCCTGTCGGGCGGCACCCGCTCCGCGGCGTTCGCCGCCGCAGGATTCCTGGCGGTCGGCTTCCTCGCCACCCTGTCGCTCGGGTCCGGGCGCCGAGAGGATCGACCGGGCGACGCCGGAGCACGAGCAGGCGGGACGGACTCGTCCGAGACGTCCGACCCGGCCCCGCGGGCGTAG